The sequence below is a genomic window from Pseudomonas cremoricolorata.
TGCCAACGGCCCCTGATGGGGCCGTTGGCGTTTCCGTTCCCGGTAAATGAAAAAATATTTTGCTACAGCCTTGTAATTGTTTTGCCCGGCCTCATCTATGAGACACCGCAAGGTTCCTGGCGCGTTTCGCCAGACACGACACTGATGGCCTGCCCAGGCGTGCCATCTCCGGCCAGGCCGGAATGCCTCAACCCGCCGGTGTCGACACCGGCCGATGAAAACCACAATTTGGGAGAGATCGACAATGAAGCTTCGTCCTCTGCATGACCGCGTAGTCATCCGTCGCAGCGAAGAAGAATCGAAAACCGCTGGCGGTATCGTCCTGCCGGGTTCGGCTGCTGAAAAGCCCAACCGCGGTGAAGTTGTTGCCGTCGGCACCGGTCGCGTTCTGGACAACGGCGAAGTGCGCGCACTGGCCGTCAAAGTGGGTGACAAAGTGGTCTTCGGCCCTTACTCGGGCAGCA
It includes:
- a CDS encoding co-chaperone GroES; its protein translation is MKLRPLHDRVVIRRSEEESKTAGGIVLPGSAAEKPNRGEVVAVGTGRVLDNGEVRALAVKVGDKVVFGPYSGSNTVKVDGEDLLVMSENEILAVVEG